One Leptospira wolbachii serovar Codice str. CDC genomic region harbors:
- the glpK gene encoding glycerol kinase GlpK, with product MAKKSYIIGIDAGTTGIRTFCFNDKGKVISSAYQEFKQYYPKPGWVEHDPEEIWAKTQKLIGAAIKNGKLNPKDAVAIGITNQRETSVVWDKKTGKPVYNAIVWQCRRTSDICKELKKQSLDSNFRNKTGLVLDAYFSGTKIQWILDNVKGARAKAEKGELLFGTIDTWLLYKLTGHKEHKTDHTNASRTLLFNIQTKEWDEELCDILRVPMSMLPKAFNSKNLFGFTSNVKSLPDGIPISSLVGDQQGALFGQLCTEPGEAKNTYGTGCFLLFNVGDEFRISNQGLITTLALGPEGKTVYCLEGSVFIGGAVVQFLRDNLEFFEYSKDSEKLVKAIKTKDDLVFVPAFAGLGAPHWDQEARGAIFGLSRDTTAAQITRAALKAIALQSYELANAMEKETGKPLKFLRVDGGATSNAWLMQFQADILGTKVIRPSNVDTTVLGAAYLAGLERGFFKSVASLRKEEQKTTQFVPKMKESERKEEIDKWNWAIARVKTGN from the coding sequence ATGGCAAAAAAAAGTTATATCATTGGGATTGATGCAGGTACTACAGGAATACGTACCTTTTGTTTTAACGACAAAGGAAAAGTAATTTCTTCTGCTTACCAAGAATTCAAACAATACTATCCCAAACCAGGTTGGGTGGAACATGACCCAGAAGAGATATGGGCAAAAACTCAGAAACTGATTGGGGCCGCCATTAAAAATGGGAAGCTAAATCCAAAAGATGCAGTTGCAATTGGAATTACAAACCAAAGGGAGACTTCTGTTGTTTGGGATAAAAAGACCGGCAAACCAGTGTACAATGCCATCGTATGGCAATGCCGCCGAACTTCTGATATTTGTAAGGAATTAAAAAAACAAAGCCTAGATTCTAACTTTCGCAATAAAACAGGGCTTGTTTTGGATGCCTATTTTTCAGGAACTAAAATTCAATGGATTCTAGATAATGTCAAAGGGGCCAGGGCCAAAGCAGAGAAGGGAGAATTGTTATTTGGAACCATCGACACTTGGCTTCTGTACAAACTCACCGGTCATAAAGAACACAAAACAGACCATACTAATGCTTCGCGCACATTGCTTTTTAATATCCAAACCAAAGAATGGGATGAAGAACTTTGTGATATTTTACGAGTTCCTATGTCTATGTTGCCTAAGGCATTCAATTCCAAAAATTTATTTGGATTTACTTCCAATGTAAAATCTCTTCCTGATGGAATTCCGATTTCATCTCTTGTGGGAGACCAACAAGGGGCACTTTTTGGCCAACTTTGTACAGAACCCGGCGAAGCCAAAAATACCTATGGAACTGGATGTTTTTTACTCTTCAATGTGGGTGATGAATTTAGAATTTCGAACCAAGGACTCATCACCACACTTGCGTTAGGTCCAGAGGGAAAAACAGTTTATTGTTTAGAAGGATCGGTATTTATCGGTGGGGCTGTAGTTCAGTTCCTCCGGGACAATCTAGAGTTTTTCGAATATTCTAAAGATTCCGAAAAACTAGTCAAAGCCATCAAAACAAAAGATGATCTTGTTTTTGTTCCTGCTTTTGCTGGTCTTGGTGCGCCTCATTGGGATCAGGAGGCACGTGGTGCTATCTTTGGACTTTCTCGCGACACAACAGCTGCCCAGATTACAAGGGCCGCTCTCAAGGCCATTGCCTTACAATCCTATGAACTTGCCAATGCGATGGAAAAAGAAACAGGCAAACCTTTGAAATTCTTACGAGTTGACGGAGGTGCCACTTCCAACGCATGGCTTATGCAATTCCAAGCAGACATTCTAGGAACAAAAGTCATTCGACCCAGTAACGTAGACACTACGGTTCTGGGTGCGGCTTACCTTGCGGGACTTGAAAGAGGATTTTTTAAATCGGTGGCTAGCCTTCGTAAAGAAGAACAAAAAACCACTCAGTTTGTTCCTAAGATGAAAGAGAGTGAACGCAAAGAAGAAATTGATAAATGGAACTGGGCCATCGCTCGAGTAAAAACGGGAAACTAA
- a CDS encoding MBL fold metallo-hydrolase — translation MKIKFWGVRGSIGSPIRPESVKHKIEKILSLASPTDIQNEQSIHSFLDSLSFSSSSTYGGNTTCVEIRDKDGNLIIIDGGTGLRELGNQMMASDFGKGAGHAYWILTHTHWDHIQGIPFFVPLFLPGNHFEFISCMNDAEKRLEHQFVFTHFPVSFDHYAAKKTFQYLEEGETISLGPHIHAFSKSVRHPGGSFSYRFMEEGKAIIFASDAEFNLEEMENIDTYIDYFRDADVLVFDTQYTFEDSLQKIDWGHSSASIATDIALRAKVKKLVMFHHDPSYDDEKLDLVYLRALKYKEMFDPHGKLEIIMAYEGLEIEV, via the coding sequence ATGAAAATCAAGTTTTGGGGTGTCCGTGGTTCTATTGGTTCACCCATTCGGCCTGAAAGTGTTAAACATAAAATCGAAAAAATTCTTTCTTTGGCAAGTCCCACAGACATTCAAAACGAACAGAGTATCCATAGTTTTCTAGATTCTTTAAGTTTTTCTTCCTCATCAACTTACGGTGGTAATACGACTTGTGTCGAAATCCGTGACAAAGACGGAAACCTAATCATCATCGATGGCGGCACAGGCCTTAGGGAACTCGGAAACCAAATGATGGCCTCCGATTTTGGAAAGGGTGCTGGCCATGCCTATTGGATTTTGACTCATACACATTGGGATCACATCCAGGGAATTCCTTTTTTTGTTCCTCTCTTTTTGCCAGGAAATCATTTCGAATTTATTTCTTGTATGAATGATGCAGAAAAAAGATTGGAACACCAATTTGTATTTACACATTTTCCAGTTTCCTTTGATCATTACGCTGCAAAAAAAACCTTCCAATACTTAGAAGAAGGCGAAACCATTTCTCTTGGACCCCATATCCATGCTTTTAGTAAATCGGTGCGCCATCCGGGAGGAAGTTTTTCTTACCGGTTTATGGAAGAAGGAAAGGCCATCATCTTTGCATCTGATGCTGAATTCAATTTAGAAGAGATGGAAAATATTGATACCTATATCGATTATTTCCGGGATGCCGATGTACTTGTTTTTGATACACAATACACTTTCGAAGATTCTTTACAAAAAATTGACTGGGGTCATAGTTCGGCATCCATTGCCACAGACATTGCTCTTCGTGCTAAAGTAAAAAAACTAGTGATGTTTCATCACGATCCATCTTATGACGATGAAAAGTTGGATTTGGTATATTTGCGTGCTCTTAAATACAAAGAGATGTTTGATCCCCATGGAAAATTAGAAATCATTATGGCTTATGAAGGTTTGGAAATAGAGGTTTAA
- the lexA gene encoding transcriptional repressor LexA: protein MKDLTEKQEFVLQYISGTVREKGFPPTIREIGDQFGITAKGAYDHLKAIEKKGYIRTSKNQSRAIELLKGNGDEALLVRASGIPLLGQVAAGSPILAEENIEEYIAVPEDLATKPGTFALRVKGDSMVEAGISDGDIAIIQKKDTARNGEIVVAMIENEATLKVFYKEPDMIRLEPRNVKLKPIRTKKATIIGKLIGLYRIY, encoded by the coding sequence ATGAAAGACCTCACGGAAAAACAAGAATTTGTCCTACAATACATTTCGGGCACGGTCCGCGAGAAGGGGTTCCCACCCACCATCCGTGAGATTGGGGACCAGTTTGGAATTACGGCTAAGGGTGCTTATGATCATCTTAAGGCCATCGAAAAAAAAGGTTATATTCGTACTTCCAAAAACCAAAGCCGTGCTATCGAACTCTTGAAAGGGAATGGGGACGAAGCACTTCTCGTTCGCGCCTCTGGTATCCCTCTCCTTGGTCAAGTAGCTGCGGGTTCACCCATCCTTGCTGAAGAAAATATCGAAGAATACATTGCTGTCCCAGAAGACCTGGCAACCAAACCTGGCACCTTCGCCTTACGAGTGAAGGGAGATTCCATGGTGGAAGCTGGGATTAGTGACGGCGACATTGCCATCATCCAAAAAAAAGACACAGCAAGGAATGGGGAGATCGTTGTCGCTATGATTGAAAACGAGGCTACTTTAAAGGTTTTTTATAAGGAGCCAGATATGATCCGTTTGGAACCAAGGAACGTGAAACTAAAACCCATCCGTACCAAAAAGGCTACGATAATTGGGAAACTAATCGGACTCTATCGCATTTACTGA
- a CDS encoding S41 family peptidase has protein sequence MKISERLIWGSITFCLAILVFIVSTEKVKAISTDGEKYLQILHEVVSYIENDYVDPQDEKKIYTGAILGALQSLGDPHTRFLDTDEFGELQNETKGSFGGIGVEISFQENAFIIVAPIEGTPAWKAGLQPQDKITEINGKSTKSVSLSESIAMMRGEVGSSISMKIERKGIKDPFVVNLVRELIQIRYVRSHYLPETETGYIKLVQFMGKETTAKEFAAAVTAMKEAGAKKLVIDLRMNPGGLLDLAIDLADLFLPPEAEIVSVKGRGGVLVKSYKADKKEKKFLDIPIAILVNGGSASASEILAGALKDNKRAVVVGTQSFGKGSVQSIFPLSGGTGVAITIQKYYTPSGVSIHGKGITPDYIVNPIAASEDEKYALEKLFKKNLIRPFLETHPEYNDSALADFSALLKKENLTISDSVTRIFLFNEMRAGSSSAKPRLDLDTQLTEAIRVLK, from the coding sequence ATCAAAATATCAGAACGTCTGATTTGGGGAAGTATAACCTTCTGTTTGGCGATCCTTGTTTTCATTGTTAGTACGGAGAAAGTGAAAGCCATCTCCACCGATGGGGAAAAATACTTACAGATTCTTCATGAAGTGGTTTCTTATATTGAAAACGATTATGTTGACCCACAAGATGAAAAAAAAATCTATACGGGAGCAATCCTTGGAGCCTTACAAAGTTTAGGTGATCCGCACACAAGATTTTTAGATACTGATGAATTTGGTGAATTACAAAATGAAACCAAAGGAAGTTTCGGCGGAATCGGTGTGGAGATCAGTTTTCAAGAAAATGCATTTATCATTGTGGCTCCCATCGAAGGAACTCCTGCTTGGAAGGCGGGTCTCCAACCCCAAGACAAAATCACCGAGATCAACGGAAAAAGTACAAAGTCTGTTTCCCTATCGGAATCCATCGCCATGATGCGAGGAGAAGTGGGCTCCTCTATCTCAATGAAGATCGAAAGAAAAGGAATCAAAGATCCTTTTGTAGTAAATTTAGTCAGAGAACTCATTCAAATTCGTTATGTAAGGTCCCATTATCTTCCAGAAACAGAAACTGGTTATATCAAACTCGTGCAGTTTATGGGAAAAGAAACCACCGCTAAAGAATTTGCGGCAGCTGTTACCGCGATGAAGGAAGCCGGTGCCAAAAAACTGGTGATCGATCTGCGAATGAATCCCGGTGGGCTTTTGGATTTAGCCATTGATCTTGCGGATCTTTTTTTGCCACCGGAGGCAGAGATTGTATCAGTGAAAGGTAGGGGTGGTGTTCTTGTTAAAAGTTATAAGGCAGATAAAAAAGAGAAAAAGTTTTTAGACATCCCCATTGCCATTTTGGTAAACGGGGGATCTGCCAGTGCCTCTGAAATTTTAGCCGGTGCGTTAAAAGATAACAAACGTGCTGTGGTAGTCGGAACCCAAAGTTTTGGAAAGGGAAGTGTGCAGTCTATTTTTCCTCTTTCGGGGGGAACGGGTGTTGCCATCACCATCCAAAAATACTATACACCATCTGGTGTCTCCATTCATGGAAAAGGAATCACACCTGATTATATCGTAAATCCGATTGCTGCCAGCGAAGATGAAAAGTATGCTTTGGAAAAACTTTTTAAAAAGAATTTGATTCGTCCCTTTTTGGAAACTCATCCAGAATACAATGACTCTGCTCTTGCGGATTTTTCTGCTCTACTCAAAAAAGAAAATCTTACGATTTCGGATTCGGTCACTCGCATTTTTTTATTCAATGAAATGAGAGCCGGTTCTTCCAGTGCAAAACCAAGGTTGGATTTGGACACTCAGCTAACCGAAGCCATCCGTGTTTTGAAGTAA
- a CDS encoding LA_1448 family UV-C exposure upregulated protein produces the protein MSKHLFSFPTFLILSLLLSCAPKKQEIDAYDLKRVLERFAQNRIQTGLMADTKRPTPTDIALFEEACEVYRLSIPEAKEMLKKENKALYESIYGNE, from the coding sequence ATGTCGAAACATCTCTTCTCTTTCCCAACATTTCTTATCCTTTCCCTTCTCCTCTCTTGCGCTCCCAAAAAACAAGAAATTGATGCCTATGATTTAAAACGTGTCTTGGAACGGTTTGCACAAAATCGGATCCAAACCGGTCTTATGGCAGATACCAAAAGGCCAACACCCACTGACATTGCACTTTTTGAAGAGGCATGTGAAGTCTACCGATTGTCCATCCCTGAAGCCAAAGAAATGTTAAAAAAAGAAAACAAAGCCCTCTACGAGTCAATTTATGGAAATGAATAA
- the tsaD gene encoding tRNA (adenosine(37)-N6)-threonylcarbamoyltransferase complex transferase subunit TsaD, which produces MTYGLGIESSCDETSVAIVSDGKDLLSLKIYSQIDSHSPYRGVVPEIASRAHLEKINSLLAVSMEEAGINYSDLDYVAVTSYPGLVGSLMIGAQLARCISLVHQIPIVAVNHLEAHLAVIGLERDLPPFPWLGVLLSGGNSSIYLYKGFGDLQILADTQDDSLGEAFDKVSAVLNLPYPGGPYLEAKANAYQVEKGEVNPFPKLLKEDGEDRIRFSYSGLKTAVLYYLRANSEFPPVEKISYFFQKTAFELVTRNIRKAIAKTGIRTVVAAGGVLANGKLRESLEAEKERSKFDLFYPGKKIYCTDNGAMVACLGYHLWKQKSFVGLDFKVSPKRNFEQII; this is translated from the coding sequence ATGACCTACGGGTTAGGAATCGAATCTAGCTGTGATGAAACCTCCGTTGCCATCGTTTCTGATGGTAAGGACCTTCTTTCTTTAAAAATTTATAGCCAAATCGATTCGCATTCTCCTTACCGTGGTGTGGTTCCAGAGATTGCCTCCAGAGCCCATTTAGAAAAAATCAACTCTCTCCTCGCTGTTTCTATGGAAGAGGCAGGGATCAATTATTCAGATTTGGATTACGTGGCTGTTACCAGTTATCCTGGGTTAGTTGGTTCTCTTATGATTGGAGCACAATTGGCCCGTTGTATCTCTCTCGTTCATCAGATTCCTATTGTGGCCGTGAACCACCTCGAAGCGCATTTAGCTGTGATTGGTTTAGAAAGAGATCTTCCACCTTTCCCTTGGCTTGGGGTTCTTCTTTCGGGGGGAAATTCCTCCATCTATCTCTACAAGGGGTTTGGCGATTTGCAGATCCTTGCGGACACACAGGACGATTCGCTTGGGGAAGCTTTTGATAAAGTGAGTGCGGTTCTAAATCTTCCGTATCCCGGTGGGCCCTACTTGGAAGCCAAGGCCAATGCCTACCAAGTGGAAAAGGGGGAGGTGAATCCTTTTCCGAAACTTTTAAAAGAAGACGGGGAAGATCGGATTCGGTTTTCCTATAGCGGACTAAAAACTGCCGTTCTTTACTACCTGAGGGCCAACTCCGAATTTCCTCCTGTGGAAAAAATTTCCTACTTCTTCCAAAAGACAGCCTTTGAACTAGTCACTCGCAATATCCGCAAAGCCATCGCCAAAACTGGAATCCGAACAGTGGTTGCGGCCGGTGGGGTGCTAGCCAACGGGAAGCTCCGGGAAAGTTTGGAAGCCGAAAAAGAAAGATCAAAATTTGACCTATTTTATCCTGGCAAAAAAATTTACTGCACAGATAACGGAGCGATGGTGGCATGTCTTGGATACCACCTTTGGAAACAAAAATCTTTTGTGGGGCTCGACTTTAAGGTAAGCCCCAAGCGAAACTTTGAACAAATAATATGA
- a CDS encoding STAS domain-containing protein: MFQYEIKRENEKAIVLLNGSLSLRDTPKFRTDLKTLIDTPEILELVLDFKNLSYLDSSGIGILLHSYSWTKEKKKQVRIIHLSAEVRTIFTVANLLDIFHLKETN, encoded by the coding sequence ATGTTTCAGTATGAAATCAAACGAGAAAATGAAAAGGCAATAGTCCTTTTGAATGGGTCCTTGTCCCTTCGAGATACTCCTAAATTTCGCACGGACTTAAAGACATTGATTGATACACCAGAAATTCTAGAACTGGTTTTAGACTTTAAAAACTTGAGTTACCTCGATTCTTCCGGAATCGGAATCCTACTGCATTCTTATAGTTGGACAAAGGAAAAAAAGAAACAGGTTCGTATCATCCATCTCTCTGCTGAAGTACGAACCATATTTACCGTAGCCAATCTACTGGATATTTTCCATCTAAAAGAGACAAATTAA
- a CDS encoding CDP-alcohol phosphatidyltransferase family protein: MKLKLTWIPNTLTLGNLTLGFVSMLLVAETNPSHTNSHELYTLAGVFIILAALFDGFDGMAARALNCTSELGADLDSLADLTTFGIAPGFLSYKMFFYDIKLDIFDKPDYFPLGMFIAALYPICAAYRLARFNVAHDPKSFNGLPSPVAGVVIGIFPLVFSVSQVPVWTAVLFFVITALLMVSTLRYSKPQVAIRGLFSWKKLGISIVGLGLLLLAIGFYRWPYVMYGAVGFYVFSGIVSFLIQTIQDYRV; the protein is encoded by the coding sequence ATGAAACTAAAACTTACCTGGATTCCAAACACCCTTACTCTCGGAAACTTAACCTTAGGGTTTGTTTCTATGCTCCTTGTTGCAGAAACAAATCCGTCCCATACAAATTCCCATGAACTTTATACACTTGCGGGAGTGTTTATCATCTTAGCTGCGTTATTCGATGGGTTTGACGGAATGGCTGCTCGTGCTCTTAACTGTACAAGTGAACTTGGTGCTGACTTAGATAGTTTAGCCGACCTCACCACTTTCGGAATTGCTCCCGGATTTTTGTCGTACAAAATGTTCTTCTACGATATCAAATTGGATATCTTTGACAAACCGGACTACTTTCCCTTAGGTATGTTCATTGCTGCTTTATATCCGATCTGTGCGGCTTATAGGTTGGCTCGGTTTAACGTAGCCCATGATCCTAAGTCTTTTAACGGACTTCCTTCCCCTGTTGCGGGGGTCGTGATTGGAATTTTTCCTTTGGTATTCTCTGTATCTCAGGTTCCGGTTTGGACTGCTGTTTTATTTTTTGTGATCACGGCTCTTCTAATGGTTTCGACTTTAAGATACAGCAAACCACAAGTGGCGATCCGAGGACTTTTTTCTTGGAAAAAATTAGGAATCAGTATTGTGGGTCTTGGTCTTTTGTTATTGGCGATTGGATTTTACCGTTGGCCTTATGTGATGTATGGTGCAGTGGGGTTTTATGTATTTTCTGGAATTGTATCCTTTCTCATCCAAACCATCCAAGACTATCGAGTTTAA